Proteins found in one Poecilia reticulata strain Guanapo linkage group LG6, Guppy_female_1.0+MT, whole genome shotgun sequence genomic segment:
- the alkbh3 gene encoding alpha-ketoglutarate-dependent dioxygenase alkB homolog 3 has protein sequence MSDKRQRTRVQGSWAQQLPKPSNSQTAGGLNNQPKNVNAASGTWGFGNQKTSKAFEFHKPSKPIREVPPEKVIEHLGDYEISLGPSGVSRMRLRPGFLTPEEADWMFSKLLAELPWSQKTNYRLGEAYEEPRLTCWFGELPYTYSRSTMAANTQWHPLLVALREAVEQASGCTFNSLLCNLYRDGHDSIGWHSDDEASLGAKPTIASLSLGDTRAFSLRKQPSMEDNGDYTYVERIRIPLSHGTLLLMEGATQDDWQHQVAKEYHDRGPRINLTFRTVHPEPEGHRPGTKMRFTAKNP, from the exons ATGTCAGATAAGCGCCAGCGTACAAGAGTCCAGGGTTCCTGGGCCCAACAGCTGCCAAAACCCTCAAACAGTCAAACTG CGGGCGGCCTAAACAATCAACCCAAAAATGTTAACGCCGCCTCTGGTACATGGGGATTTGGCAACCAGAAAACATCCAAAGCATTTGAGTTTCACAAACCCTCCAAG CCAATAAGAGAAGTGCCCCCAGAGAAAGTAATAGA ACATTTGGGTGATTATGAAATAAGTCTCGGGCCATCTGGGGTGTCCCG GATGCGGCTGCGGCCCGGGTTCCTCACACCAGAGGAGGCTGACTGGATGTTCAGTAAGCTGCTAGCGGAGCTGCCGTGGTCCCAGAAGACTAACTACAGACTGG GTGAGGCGTATGAAGAGCCCAGGCTCACCTGCTGGTTCGGAGAGTTACCGTATACATACTCTCGCTCCACTATGGCTGCCAACACACAG TGGCATCCGCTTCTGGTCGCCCTCAGAGAGGCGGTGGAGCAGGCCAGCGGCTGCACCTTCAACTCGCTGCTGTGTAACTTGTATCGAGACGGACACGACAGCATCGGCTGGCACAGCGACGACGAGGCCTCTTTGGGCGCCAAACCCACCATCGCGTCTCTGAGTCTGGGCGACACCAGAGCGTTCAGCCTTCGCAAGCAGCCTTCAATG GAGGACAACGGCGACTACACGTATGTGGAGCGAATCCGGATTCCTCTGAGCCACGGGACTCTGCTGCTGATGGAGGGAGCCACGCAGGACGACTGGCAG CATCAAGTGGCAAAGGAATACCATGACCGGGGCCCGCGCATCAACCTGACCTTCAGGACCGTCCACCCGGAGCCGGAGGGCCACAGGCCCGGCACAAAGATGAGGTTCACAGCAAAGAACCCGTAG
- the lg6h11orf96 gene encoding uncharacterized protein C11orf96 homolog, with amino-acid sequence MTAVRQMPEETSGFHVLSAHLMATATEEFPQQLPVPKSPAKGKSRSRRPREARFKTQPVTFAEIAEVEEEGSSPLEEERARRSFLQSLENLRRSTQALYCPGATNRTPTPTQASLDSSDSDSTQ; translated from the coding sequence ATGACTGCTGTGCGTCAGATGCCGGAGGAGACCTCGGGCTTCCACGTCCTCTCAGCCCACCTGATGGCCACCGCCACAGAGGAGTTCCCCCAGCAACTACCCGTCCCCAAGAGCCCGGCGAAGGGCAAGAGTCGCTCCCGCCGACCCCGGGAGGCCCGCTTCAAAACCCAGCCGGTCACCTTCGCCGAGATTGCTGAGGTAGAAGAGGAAGGCTCTTCCCCTTTGGAAGAAGAGAGGGCACGTCGCTCCTTCCTGCAGTCGTTGGAGAACCTGCGGCGGAGCACGCAGGCCCTCTACTGCCCAGGGGCGACCAATCGCACTCCCACGCCCACACAGGCCAGCCTGGACTCCAGCGACTCCGACTCCACCCAGTGA